CACCCTGTCGCCCGGTGCGAGTGTGTCGATGGCCGCAGCCCCGGCGGCCAGCGCGGGCAGATCGCCCTTAAAACGGGCCATGAGGATGGAGAACGTGGTCAGAGGGATTTCGCGCGGAGTGTCTGCTGACGCTTTGAGCACCACCTGGGAGTCACAGACCACGATGTCGGGTCTGCGGGGCAGGTTCTCCAGTGCGTCGGCCAATTCCCGCTCCTTGACCACCAGGCAGGACGCGTCCGAATCCAGGATGTCCCGGATGGCCTGCACCTGCGGCAGGATAAGCCTGCCCTTGGGAGCCCCCAGGTCGATGGGCACGACCAGCACGGCCAGCCCGCCCGGCGGCACGAGATCGCCAAGGAGCCTGGGTTCCTCGAACCATTGCTCCGGGCTTTTCTCAATAAGCAGGCTCTTCAGTCCGCCGAGGCCGGAGCCGTCGCTTGCGCTCACGCCCTGGACCGCCAGACCCTTTTCCCGCAGGGACGCTTCGAAGGCCGGGGACAAGGGGGCGAGGTCGGTCTTGTTCACCACCACCACGAAGGGGATGTTCTTCTCGGCCAGAAGGTCCGCCAAAGTCTGTTCAAACTGGCCGAACTGACCGTCCCCGGTAACCAGAAGTGCCAGGTCCGTTCTCGCGAGCACGTCCAGGGAACGGCCCGCCCGCAGCTCTCCCACCGGGCCTTCGTCGTCCAGACCGGCTGTGTCCACGAAAAGAACCGGCCCCAGGGGGGAAAGCTCCATGGCTTTTTCCACCGGGTCCGTGGTGGTTCCCGGCTGGCTGGAGACGATGGCCGCCTGTTGTCCGGTCAGCGCGTTCATGAGCGAGGATTTGCCCACGTTGCGCCGTCCGAAAATGCCTATGTGCAGGCGCAGGCCCTTGGGGGTCTCTCGCATTGGGTACGTCCTCCGAGTCCTTCTCCGATGGTTCTCCCGGCCCCCAGGATGGTGCGGCGAGCTTCGTCCAGGCCCACGCGGGCCTTTCCGTCGTAAATGCGGTATTGCGCCCGACGTGTGGCCGGGGTGAAGTTGGGCATGAGTACGTCCGCCCCGGCGCGAAGGGCGGCGTCCTGGCCGGTTTCGCACAGGGTTGCCAGGGCGGTGGTGGCTGGCAGGTGAATGCGCGAAAGCATAAGCCTCAGTCCGGCGACCATGCGCAGGGTCGTTTCCACGCTGCCGCCCGGGTGGTTGGAAAGGGGGGTGTCCGCCTGGGGCACGAACGGCCCCACGCCGCACATGTCCGCGCCCAGCGCGCGGACGAGTTCCACATCCGTCGCCAAGTCCTCTTCGGTCTGTCCGGGCAGGCCCACGATGAACCCCGTGCCCAGCTCATAGCCCAGGCGCTTCAGCGCGGTCAGGCACTCCAGGCGCTCCCCGAGCGTCTTGCCCGGATGCATGCGCGCATAAAGTTCCGGGTTGGCGGTCTCGTGCTTCATGAGGAAGCGGTCCGCGCCCGCCGCCCGCCATGCCTCGTAGTGTGAGACGGGTCGTTCTCCCACGGAGAGGGTCACGGCCATGTCCGCCCTGTTCTTGATGCTGCGCACTATCCAGGAGATGTCGCGCACGGAGTAGGCCAGGTCGTCCCCGGACTGGAGAACCACCGTACGGATGCCCTGCCGGAAAACCGCCACCGCCAGGTCCGCCACCTCCTGGGGCTCCATCCAGTAGCGCTCCAGGTTGGTGTTCACCGTCCGCAGGCCGCAATACAGGCAGCTGCGGCAGCAGCAGTTGGAGAATTCGATGATGCCGCGCAGGTGGACGTCGCCGCCCAGCGCGCGTCGACGGGCGAGGTCGGCGGCCCGCATCAGTTTCCCGAAGGGCGTGTCGAACAGGAACCGCCGGACGTCGGCGATGGTGGCAGAGGATGCCATCATGAGTACCCCAGCGCGGTCATGCTCTCCGGGGAGAGCAGGCGTTCAAGCTGCTCCGCCGACAGCACGCCGGATTCAAGAGCGGCCTGACGCAGGCCGATGCCTTCGCCCCGCACCCTGGCCGCGATGGCCGTGGCCGCTTCGTAGCCTATGACCGGCACCAGGGCCGTCACCGCGCACCAGGAAGCCTCCACATGGGACGCGCAGCGGGCTTGGTCCGCCTCGATGGCGTCCACGCAGCGCACGCGGAACATCGTGCCGGTGTTTATGAGCAGGCTGACGGCGTCCAGAAGGGCCTGGGCCATGAGCGGCGAAAAGGCGTTCAGTTCAAGCTGCCCCAGCTGCGCGGCCTGGGCCAGCGCGTGGTCCTCGGCCATCACCCGGATGGCCGCTTGGCCCACTGCCTCGCAGATCACGGGGTTGACCTTGCCGGGCATGATGCTGGAACCGGCCTGGACCTCGGGCAGATGCAGCTCGCCAAATCCTGCGGCGGGGCCTGAGGCCAGAAGCCGCAGGTCCGAGGAGATCTTGAAGAGGTTCACCGCGTGCGCCCGCAGGATGCCGCTGACTTCCACCAGGGCGTCATGGTTCTGGGTGGCGTCCACCAGATTCTCGGCCCGGGCCACGTTCATGCCGGTCACCTGCCGCAGCTTCTCCACGACGAGAAAGATATAGCGCCTCGGCGCGGCCAGCCCCGTGCCGATGGCCGTTCCGCCCAGGTTCACAACGCGCAGACGCTCCCGGCACTTGAAGATGCGCCAGCGGTCGCGGCCAATGGCCTCGCCATAGGCGGAAAAGGTCATTCCCAGAGTCATGGGAACGGCGTCCATGAGCTGGGTGCGCCCGAGCTTCAGCACCCCGGCAAACCGGTGCTCCTGGCTTTGGAAAGATTCCTGGAGGGCCGCAACCACCGGTTCGAGCTGCCCCAGCAGATCAAGCGCCGCGATCCGCAGGGCCGTGGGAAAGACGTCGTTGGTGGACTGGTGCAGGTTCGCATGACGCAGGGGGTGGACCCTTTGGTACTCCCCCCTGCGCCCGCCGAGAATCTCTTCCGCCCGGTTGGCCAGCACCTCGTTGACGTTCATGTTGGCCGAGGTGCCAGCGCCGCCCTGCAAGGCGTCCACAACCACGTGCCCGGCCAGCCTGCCGGAGATCATCTCTTCGCAGGCCTGGGCAAGCGCGCCCCCGATGGGCTCATCCAGAAAGCCGAGTTCCACGTTGGCCAGGGCGCAGGCCAGCTTGACCCTGGCCAGGGCGCGCACCAGGGCCGGGTGCGCTGGCCTCCCGGTGAGAGGGAAGTTATCCAGCGCCCTGGCCGTGTGGATGCCATACAAGGCGTCCCCGGGGACCTCCCTTGAGCCCAGGAGATCGTGCTCGGTACGGATTCCCGGCATATGCGTCCTCAGCAGAAGACGTCCCGGCGTCCCTGGTCCACCTTGTCGATGAGCCCCTTGGCCAGCTTGCCAACGGCGGGGTCCATGTCTCCGAGTTCCTTGCTGATCACCCGCGCGCCTGAGGTCTTGGTGGCGTCCCCGGCGTAATCCAGCAGGTATTCCTCGAAAGAAGCCAGGGCGTTGGGGGCGCATTTACGCTTGATGAGTCCCGGCTTGGCCAGATCCATGAAGTCCTTGCCGGTGCGGCCAGTGCGGTAGCAGGCCGTGCAGAAGGACGGCACGAAGCCAAGCTCGGCCACGTCGCGCACCACCTCTTCCAAGCTGCGGTGGTCGCCCAACTGGAACTGCTGCGATTCGGCCACCTCGTTGTCGCTGTAGCCGCCGGGGTTGGTCCGGCTGCCCGCCGATATCTGGGAGACGCCCATGTCGAAGGTGGCACGGCGGATGTCCGCCGACTCGCGGGTGGACATGATGATTCCCGTGTAGGGCACGGCCAGGCGCAGGATGGCCACCAGCTTCTTGAAGTCCGCGTCCGACACGGGATGCGGCGGCGCAGCGGCCACGTCGGAACCGAAGGCGGGCTCCATCCTGGGGACGCTTATGGTGTGGCAGCCGAAGCCGAAGGTCTTCTCCATGTGGGTTATGGTGTCCATCATGGCCAGCACCTCGAACTTCCAGTCAGCCAGACCGAAGAGCACGCCCATGCCCACGTCGTCGATGCCCGCCTCCATGGCTCTGTCGAACACGGTGGCGCGCCAGTCGAAGTCGCGCTTGCGTCCGGCCTTGTGCATCCTGGCGTAGGTTTCGCGGTGGTAGGTCTCCTGGAAGCACTGGTAGGTGCCGATTCCGGCGGCCTTGAGTTCCTTGAAGGTCTCCACGTCCAGCGGGGCCACGTTGGCGTTTATGCGCCGTATCTCGCCGTTGCCGGACTTGACGCTGTAAATGGTGTCGATGGATTTGAGGACGTAGCCGAAGCCCTCCTCCGGGTAGGATTCGCCCGCCACCAGCAGGATGCGCTTCTGTCCCTGCTGGATGAGGATTTCCGTCTCACGGGCGATTTCCTCCTGGGAGAGGGCGCGCCGCGCCAACTGCTTGTTGCTGACCCGGAATGCGCAATAGAGGCATTCGTTGGAGCACAGATTCGAGATGTAAAGCGGTGCGAAGAGCACCAGACGGTTTCCGTAGATGTCCTCCTTGACGCGCCGGGCGGCCTCAAAGAGTTCGGCGGCCAGTTCCGGCGATTCCACGGAACACAGGGCCGCCACGTCACTGGCGTCCAGGCCGTTCATCTCAAGGCCTTTGGACAGTATCTCCCGTATCTGCCCGGCATCGACGGTGTCCGCCTTTGCAAGGGATGCGGCAATTTTGCCTTCGTCGAGCCAATGCGCAGAAGTATCCCCACCCATGTCAGACTCCTTTGCCCCGGCAACGCCCGGGGCCGCCGAATAGCATTGTCCTGGCCTCCACCCCCGGGAGCATCCCGAGTTTACCCGTGAACGCCCCAAGCTCGTCCGTGTCTGCCTCCACGATCAGGGCGATGACGCTCGAACCGCACTCCCTGAAGGGCAGGCCGATGCGCCCGTGAATCAATTCACCGTGTTCGCTGATGATTCTGTTGATGGATTCCGCCGAGTTTTCCCGGCTCTGGGCCATCACTGCCACGACTCCCACACGCCGCTGCATGCCCCCCCCAAATGTAAGACGGTTAAAAGGCCCTCCCCAGAATGATTGAACGGTAGAGCCTGTCCGTGGGGCCGGTCCGCCTGGCCGCGAGGCCGACCCCGTTCAAACCGCGAAGGACTCTCCCCACTACTTTTCTGGCAGCCCTGAGCGCCTCCTGCGTCATTCCGAATCCGGTTTGCGTCCCGGTTTCCACCACATGGAACGTCACCTGCGCGGGGCCGGAGTCGATCAACGACAGCCGCGTCAGGGCCGCTCCCATCGCGTCCCTGAACAGGTCCAGGCCGCCGGAAAGCCCGCAGGCAAGGTTCAGGCCCGGCCAGTCGAACGACCAGACACTTCCGGGCCGACCGCCAAGCGAAGCCGCCAGGGCCACATGAACGTCGCAGGCCCTGTAGAGCCAGGCCTCGATGCCCCGGAAATCCCCGCCGCAGTACGCCAGCGTCACCTGCGGTCCCGGCTCGGACTGGAGCAGCGCGTCGATGACGCAGCAGCCCAGAGCCTTGTCCCCAAGCAGGATGTCGCCGAACCCCAGGACGCAGCCGGTCGGCTTGACGTTCGGGAGAGCACTCCCTTCGTCGACAGGTAGAGGAGTCAAGCCCGGATAAGCGCTCATGGAGCAGGTGTCGGCGTGAACTGTTTCGCGGTCGCAATGGCAGGTGCTTTCTGTCTTCCCAGGTCCCATGATTGCCCTCTTGACATACGTATTACGAAAACATGCTACTTATGTCTTTGGTTACACCTCATGTCAACCTGGGTGCGCGCGGGAAGCCGAAAAAAGCTGTTTGTTGTCAGTGTATTGTACTCCATGATTAAATTATTGAAAATCGTGTAACCATTGACAGCAAATAATAAGATTAGTAACACGAGCCTTCGTAACACGAAAGATGAAAACATACCTATACGGTTCCACCGGGACCGTCCGGGAGCTTCGATTGTGTCGTCCATCCACCAGAGGCTCAAACTCCAACACCTGACGAAGGAACCCACATGAACACCCGTCTCGCAGTCGTGCTGGCTCTCCTGGTCCTGACGGTCTGTCCCGGCCTTGCATCAGCCCAGGACACCCAAAAGGACAAAGGGTCCGAAGTGACCATGGAAGAGGTCAAGGTTGTCGCCCCCCCCATCATCGAGGGCAACCAGGTAGACCGGTACGCAGGCCAGACGACCACCGTCACCAAGGAGCAGGTGTCGGACATGAACGCGCCGGACATGACCTCGGCGCTCAGGCGCACTCCCGGCGTGACCATGTCCCGCTACAACGTGATCGGTTCCTACGGCGGGGCTGAAGGCGGCGGCGTGTTCGTCCGGGGTATGGGAACCAGTCGCCCCGGCTCCGAGCTGATGACCCAGGTGGACGGAGCGCCTGCGTACATGGGCCTGTGGAACCACCCGCTCATCGACTTCTTGAGCGTGGACCCGGCCTACAGCATCCGTATTTACAAAGGTGCCCAGCCCTTAAGCAGCTTCAACAACGCGTTCGTTGCTTTGGACGTGACACCCAAGCGGGTGGAGAAAGAAGGGTTCTTCACCAAGGGAACCGGCCAGTACGGCAGCTTCA
This genomic stretch from Fundidesulfovibrio putealis DSM 16056 harbors:
- the hydF gene encoding [FeFe] hydrogenase H-cluster maturation GTPase HydF, with protein sequence MRETPKGLRLHIGIFGRRNVGKSSLMNALTGQQAAIVSSQPGTTTDPVEKAMELSPLGPVLFVDTAGLDDEGPVGELRAGRSLDVLARTDLALLVTGDGQFGQFEQTLADLLAEKNIPFVVVVNKTDLAPLSPAFEASLREKGLAVQGVSASDGSGLGGLKSLLIEKSPEQWFEEPRLLGDLVPPGGLAVLVVPIDLGAPKGRLILPQVQAIRDILDSDASCLVVKERELADALENLPRRPDIVVCDSQVVLKASADTPREIPLTTFSILMARFKGDLPALAAGAAAIDTLAPGDRVLIAEACTHHPLADDIGRVKIPRWINQYAGGGVEAVLASGKDYPEDLESFKVVIHCGGCVITRRHMLSRMHAAKAAGVPVTNYGVAISRLQGVLERALEPFPAALEAFRSAQPKEVRKPG
- the hydE gene encoding [FeFe] hydrogenase H-cluster radical SAM maturase HydE, giving the protein MMASSATIADVRRFLFDTPFGKLMRAADLARRRALGGDVHLRGIIEFSNCCCRSCLYCGLRTVNTNLERYWMEPQEVADLAVAVFRQGIRTVVLQSGDDLAYSVRDISWIVRSIKNRADMAVTLSVGERPVSHYEAWRAAGADRFLMKHETANPELYARMHPGKTLGERLECLTALKRLGYELGTGFIVGLPGQTEEDLATDVELVRALGADMCGVGPFVPQADTPLSNHPGGSVETTLRMVAGLRLMLSRIHLPATTALATLCETGQDAALRAGADVLMPNFTPATRRAQYRIYDGKARVGLDEARRTILGAGRTIGEGLGGRTQCERPPRACACT
- a CDS encoding aspartate ammonia-lyase, which gives rise to MPGIRTEHDLLGSREVPGDALYGIHTARALDNFPLTGRPAHPALVRALARVKLACALANVELGFLDEPIGGALAQACEEMISGRLAGHVVVDALQGGAGTSANMNVNEVLANRAEEILGGRRGEYQRVHPLRHANLHQSTNDVFPTALRIAALDLLGQLEPVVAALQESFQSQEHRFAGVLKLGRTQLMDAVPMTLGMTFSAYGEAIGRDRWRIFKCRERLRVVNLGGTAIGTGLAAPRRYIFLVVEKLRQVTGMNVARAENLVDATQNHDALVEVSGILRAHAVNLFKISSDLRLLASGPAAGFGELHLPEVQAGSSIMPGKVNPVICEAVGQAAIRVMAEDHALAQAAQLGQLELNAFSPLMAQALLDAVSLLINTGTMFRVRCVDAIEADQARCASHVEASWCAVTALVPVIGYEAATAIAARVRGEGIGLRQAALESGVLSAEQLERLLSPESMTALGYS
- the hydG gene encoding [FeFe] hydrogenase H-cluster radical SAM maturase HydG, giving the protein MGGDTSAHWLDEGKIAASLAKADTVDAGQIREILSKGLEMNGLDASDVAALCSVESPELAAELFEAARRVKEDIYGNRLVLFAPLYISNLCSNECLYCAFRVSNKQLARRALSQEEIARETEILIQQGQKRILLVAGESYPEEGFGYVLKSIDTIYSVKSGNGEIRRINANVAPLDVETFKELKAAGIGTYQCFQETYHRETYARMHKAGRKRDFDWRATVFDRAMEAGIDDVGMGVLFGLADWKFEVLAMMDTITHMEKTFGFGCHTISVPRMEPAFGSDVAAAPPHPVSDADFKKLVAILRLAVPYTGIIMSTRESADIRRATFDMGVSQISAGSRTNPGGYSDNEVAESQQFQLGDHRSLEEVVRDVAELGFVPSFCTACYRTGRTGKDFMDLAKPGLIKRKCAPNALASFEEYLLDYAGDATKTSGARVISKELGDMDPAVGKLAKGLIDKVDQGRRDVFC
- a CDS encoding TM1266 family iron-only hydrogenase system putative regulator, translating into MQRRVGVVAVMAQSRENSAESINRIISEHGELIHGRIGLPFRECGSSVIALIVEADTDELGAFTGKLGMLPGVEARTMLFGGPGRCRGKGV